One genomic window of Mesorhizobium sp. CAU 1732 includes the following:
- a CDS encoding GNAT family protein: METELSTWTPREGPSIATMEGRYVRLEQFDAARHGDGLYLASATDDKDDRFRWLFEQPAETRDAFQAWIDKATASSDPLFYTVIDKASGKIAGRQSYMRIDRTFGVIEIGNILWNPPVARKPAATEALYLFARHAFDDLGYRRFEWKCNADNEPSRRAALRFGFDFEGIFRQHMIVKGKNRDTAWFAMIDKDWPTIRRAFEEWLDPSNFDSEGRQLKRLEDIRTSISS; encoded by the coding sequence ATGGAAACCGAACTCAGCACATGGACGCCTCGCGAAGGGCCGTCGATCGCGACGATGGAGGGGCGATATGTGCGCCTGGAACAGTTCGACGCCGCAAGGCATGGCGATGGTCTCTACCTAGCTTCCGCGACGGACGACAAGGACGATCGCTTTAGATGGCTGTTCGAGCAACCTGCCGAGACGCGCGATGCGTTCCAGGCCTGGATCGACAAGGCGACCGCATCGAGCGATCCGCTGTTCTACACGGTCATAGACAAGGCGAGCGGCAAGATCGCCGGCCGGCAGAGCTATATGCGCATCGATCGCACGTTCGGCGTGATCGAGATCGGCAACATCTTGTGGAACCCGCCGGTCGCCCGCAAGCCTGCCGCGACGGAGGCGCTTTATCTGTTCGCCAGACACGCTTTCGACGACCTCGGCTACCGCCGCTTCGAATGGAAGTGCAATGCCGACAACGAACCGTCGCGGCGCGCGGCACTTCGCTTCGGCTTCGACTTCGAGGGCATTTTCCGCCAGCATATGATCGTCAAGGGCAAGAACCGCGATACGGCCTGGTTCGCGATGATCGACAAGGATTGGCCGACGATACGCCGCGCCTTTGAGGAGTGGCTTGATCCGTCGAATTTCGATAGTGAAGGGCGGCAACTGAAGCGGCTCGAGGATATTCGAACCTCGATTTCCAGTTAG
- the denD gene encoding D-erythronate dehydrogenase, with product MRILITGAAGMVGRKLAHRLMADRKVGGREISALDLHDVVPFDARSCPSMHITVHVGDLAEEGAAAALVAPKPDLIFHLAGIVSGEAESDLALGYRVNLDGSRALFDAIREAGNCPRVVFTSSIAVFGGPYPDIIPDDFHTVPLTSYGTQKLMSEALLTDYTRRGFMDGIGLRLPTICVRPGKPNKAASGFFSNIIREPLAGHPAVLPVPRDVVHTHASPRSAVGFLMHAASIDGAKVGPRRNLTLPGVGVTVGEQIEALERIAGSDTVALIREQHDDAIWALVKNWPTRFEARRARELGFQAETSFDEIIRAHIEDELTDAAG from the coding sequence GTGCGCATTTTGATCACCGGAGCCGCCGGAATGGTGGGCCGCAAGCTGGCTCATCGCCTGATGGCGGATCGCAAGGTCGGCGGGCGCGAGATTTCGGCGCTCGACCTGCATGACGTCGTGCCCTTCGATGCGCGATCATGCCCCTCGATGCACATCACCGTGCATGTCGGCGATCTTGCCGAGGAGGGCGCGGCAGCGGCGCTCGTCGCACCGAAGCCCGACCTGATCTTCCATCTGGCGGGTATCGTCTCGGGCGAAGCCGAATCCGATCTCGCGCTCGGCTATCGCGTCAATCTCGACGGCTCGCGCGCGCTTTTCGACGCAATTCGCGAGGCGGGCAATTGTCCGCGTGTCGTGTTCACGTCGTCGATCGCAGTGTTCGGCGGCCCGTATCCCGATATCATCCCGGACGACTTCCACACCGTGCCGCTCACGTCATACGGCACGCAGAAGCTGATGTCCGAAGCGCTTCTGACCGATTACACGCGGCGCGGTTTCATGGACGGAATCGGGCTTCGCCTGCCGACCATCTGCGTCCGTCCCGGCAAGCCCAACAAGGCTGCATCCGGCTTCTTCTCCAACATCATCCGCGAACCGCTCGCCGGTCATCCCGCGGTGCTTCCTGTGCCGCGTGACGTCGTGCACACCCATGCAAGCCCGCGCTCGGCCGTCGGTTTCCTGATGCATGCGGCGAGCATCGATGGCGCCAAGGTCGGCCCGCGCCGCAACCTGACGCTGCCTGGCGTCGGCGTCACGGTTGGAGAGCAGATCGAGGCGCTGGAGCGTATCGCCGGGTCGGACACCGTCGCGCTGATCCGGGAGCAGCATGACGATGCGATCTGGGCGCTGGTGAAGAACTGGCCGACTCGGTTCGAGGCCAGGCGTGCGCGGGAGCTCGGCTTTCAGGCCGAGACGAGTTTCGACGAGATCATCCGCGCCCATATCGAGGATGAGCTGACCGACGCGGCAGGGTAG
- a CDS encoding rhodanese-related sulfurtransferase yields MIENSNPSFLVAALYRFASLPQWREMRAPLTAFCSARDIKGTLLLAHEGINGTVAGAPAAIRELIAHLDAMPELAGIDVKYSEAADMPFHRMKVRLKKEIVTMGVEGLDPSRDAGAYVEAGDWNALVSDPATIVIDTRNGYEVALGTFKGALDPATSSFSEFPGWAQAHRDELAGRKVAMFCTGGIRCEKATAYVRSLGIEEVFHLKGGILKYLEEVPQDQSLWEGECFVFDERVSVTHGLRQGEAELCRACRHPLTAEEKLSPHFVEGISCHRCHDSRSDADRERYAERQRQVELAEKHGRAPHIGG; encoded by the coding sequence ATGATCGAAAATTCCAACCCGTCCTTCCTCGTCGCGGCGCTCTATCGCTTCGCCTCGCTACCCCAATGGCGCGAGATGCGCGCGCCGTTGACCGCTTTTTGCAGCGCGCGGGATATCAAGGGCACCCTGCTTCTGGCGCATGAGGGGATCAACGGGACCGTCGCGGGCGCGCCTGCGGCGATCCGCGAACTGATCGCGCATCTCGATGCGATGCCGGAACTGGCGGGCATCGACGTGAAATACAGCGAGGCAGCGGACATGCCTTTCCACCGCATGAAGGTGCGGCTGAAGAAGGAGATCGTGACGATGGGCGTGGAGGGTCTCGACCCGTCGCGCGACGCGGGCGCGTATGTCGAGGCCGGAGACTGGAACGCCCTCGTTTCCGATCCGGCCACGATCGTCATCGACACGCGCAATGGCTACGAGGTCGCGCTCGGGACCTTCAAGGGGGCGCTCGATCCGGCGACGTCGAGCTTCAGCGAGTTTCCCGGCTGGGCACAGGCACACCGCGACGAACTGGCCGGGCGCAAGGTGGCGATGTTCTGCACCGGCGGCATACGCTGCGAGAAAGCGACCGCCTATGTGCGCTCGCTCGGCATCGAGGAGGTGTTCCACCTCAAGGGCGGCATCCTCAAATATCTGGAAGAGGTTCCGCAAGATCAGAGCCTGTGGGAGGGCGAGTGCTTCGTCTTCGACGAGCGCGTGTCGGTGACGCACGGCCTGCGTCAGGGCGAGGCGGAACTGTGTCGCGCATGCCGCCACCCCCTGACGGCTGAGGAAAAACTGTCACCGCACTTTGTCGAGGGCATTTCGTGCCATCGCTGCCACGACAGCCGCAGCGATGCCGACCGCGAGCGCTATGCCGAACGCCAGCGGCAGGTCGAACTGGCCGAAAAGCATGGCCGGGCCCCGCATATCGGCGGCTGA
- a CDS encoding pyridoxal phosphate-dependent aminotransferase, which produces MLQTIDAFDRIGEENAFAVLARATALAQSGKDVINLGIGQPDFRTPDHIVEAAIKALRDGHHGYTPATGLLATREAVARRTLTTTGIEVSPETVMIMPGGKPTMFAAILMFGAPGVDILYPDPGFPIYRSMIEFTGARPVPVPIREENGFAFSADETLSLITPATRLLILNSPANPTGGVTPRAEIEKLVKGLERHPHVAIMSDEIYDVMTYDGEEHTSLLRFPEIRDRLIVLNGWSKTWAMTGWRMGWSIWPNSAESGYLYDKVRKLAVNCWSCVNAPSQFAGIAAIDGPQDEVATMMKAFDRRRKIVVEGLNGLPGVSCITPKGAFYAFPNVSGTGWPAKKLANALLDETGVALISGPDFGVLGEGYLRLSYANSEENILRALERMHAFLVK; this is translated from the coding sequence ATGCTCCAAACGATCGACGCTTTCGACCGGATAGGCGAGGAGAACGCGTTTGCGGTGCTCGCGCGTGCGACGGCACTGGCGCAGTCCGGCAAGGACGTCATCAATCTCGGCATCGGACAGCCGGACTTCCGCACGCCCGACCACATCGTCGAGGCGGCGATCAAGGCGCTGCGCGATGGCCATCACGGCTACACGCCCGCCACGGGCCTGCTTGCCACCCGCGAGGCGGTCGCGCGCCGGACGCTCACCACGACAGGCATCGAGGTTTCCCCCGAAACCGTGATGATCATGCCGGGCGGAAAACCGACCATGTTCGCCGCGATCCTCATGTTCGGCGCCCCGGGCGTTGACATCCTCTATCCCGATCCGGGCTTTCCAATCTATCGCTCGATGATCGAATTCACCGGCGCGCGGCCTGTGCCCGTTCCGATCCGCGAGGAGAACGGCTTCGCGTTCTCTGCCGACGAGACGCTTTCGCTCATCACGCCGGCGACGCGCCTGCTAATCCTGAATTCGCCTGCGAACCCGACAGGCGGCGTCACGCCGCGCGCCGAGATCGAGAAACTCGTGAAGGGTCTGGAGCGGCACCCCCATGTTGCGATCATGTCCGACGAGATCTACGACGTCATGACCTATGACGGGGAGGAGCACACCTCGCTGCTCCGGTTCCCCGAAATCCGCGACCGGCTGATCGTGCTCAACGGATGGTCGAAGACCTGGGCGATGACCGGCTGGCGCATGGGCTGGTCGATCTGGCCGAATTCGGCGGAAAGCGGATATCTCTACGACAAGGTCAGAAAGCTCGCCGTCAATTGCTGGTCGTGCGTCAATGCGCCGAGCCAGTTCGCGGGCATCGCCGCGATCGACGGCCCGCAAGACGAGGTCGCGACGATGATGAAGGCGTTCGATCGTCGCCGGAAGATCGTCGTCGAGGGATTGAACGGCCTGCCCGGCGTTTCATGCATCACGCCGAAGGGTGCGTTCTACGCATTCCCCAACGTGTCTGGAACGGGATGGCCGGCAAAGAAACTGGCCAATGCGCTGCTCGACGAAACCGGCGTTGCCCTGATCAGCGGCCCGGACTTCGGTGTCCTCGGAGAGGGCTACCTGCGTCTGTCCTACGCGAATTCGGAAGAGAACATTCTGCGGGCGCTGGAGCGCATGCATGCCTTTCTGGTGAAATAA
- a CDS encoding tellurite resistance TerB family protein, with product MFDPKKLLDDLLGSKVPGTQGTVKDKAGQAVQMAKDNPLAAGALAAVLLGTGTGRAVTGSALKLGGMAAVAGLAYKAYQNYQAGKEPGAAQPGTPAEQEQVLLPPPTDTPFHPSQAPQGEAEFALVIVRAMIAAARADGHIDDAERSKIADKLKLAGVGAEAEQFMIAELERPVDLDSLVSAAQTDAQKAELYTASRIAIEPKTRAERGYLDMLAGRLELPDPLVDHIEATVSEAKTEQTSSVW from the coding sequence ATGTTTGATCCCAAGAAGCTGCTGGACGATCTGCTGGGCTCGAAAGTGCCGGGCACGCAGGGCACGGTGAAGGATAAGGCCGGGCAGGCGGTCCAGATGGCAAAGGACAATCCGCTCGCCGCCGGCGCGCTTGCCGCGGTTCTGCTTGGCACCGGCACGGGCCGGGCAGTGACCGGCTCGGCGCTGAAGCTGGGCGGCATGGCCGCCGTTGCCGGTCTCGCCTACAAGGCCTATCAGAATTACCAGGCCGGCAAGGAGCCGGGAGCCGCGCAGCCCGGTACGCCCGCCGAGCAGGAGCAGGTGCTGTTGCCGCCGCCCACCGATACCCCTTTCCACCCGTCTCAGGCGCCCCAGGGCGAGGCCGAGTTTGCTCTCGTCATCGTCCGGGCCATGATCGCGGCGGCACGCGCCGATGGCCATATCGACGACGCCGAGCGCAGCAAGATCGCCGACAAGCTGAAGCTGGCTGGCGTGGGCGCGGAAGCCGAGCAGTTCATGATCGCCGAACTGGAGCGTCCGGTGGATCTGGATTCGCTGGTCAGTGCCGCGCAGACCGACGCTCAGAAGGCGGAACTCTACACCGCATCGCGGATTGCCATCGAGCCCAAGACCCGCGCCGAGCGCGGCTATCTCGACATGCTCGCCGGTCGTCTTGAACTGCCTGACCCGCTGGTGGATCACATCGAAGCGACGGTGTCCGAGGCGAAGACCGAACAGACCAGTTCGGTCTGGTAG
- a CDS encoding cation diffusion facilitator family transporter, giving the protein MSHAHDHHGHAHDDHGHSHGPLGHGHGSSDKNRVLIAALLTGCFMVAEAIGGIVTGSLALLADAGHMLTDSVSLVLAWYAFHLASRAATSRLTYGFDRVKTLVAYTNGLTVFAIGLWIVYEAFHRISEPSPIMGGPMLVVAVLGLLVNITAFFVLHGGDRENLNMRGAILHVIGDLLGSVAAIAAALIILYTGWYPIDPILSSLVAVLLFRSAWSLVREAGHMLLEGTPNGLDRDLIARDIETNIRSVVSVHHMHVWSLDGARNMATLHACLRDGADAHAAICDIKLRLAKVHRIEHVTVEPEFGHCADRPTHAHLH; this is encoded by the coding sequence ATGAGCCACGCGCACGATCATCACGGACACGCTCATGACGATCATGGACATTCGCACGGTCCACTTGGCCATGGGCATGGCTCGAGCGACAAGAACAGGGTTCTGATCGCTGCCCTTCTGACCGGCTGCTTCATGGTGGCGGAAGCGATAGGCGGCATCGTCACCGGCTCACTGGCGCTTTTGGCCGATGCCGGGCACATGCTCACCGACAGCGTGTCGCTGGTGCTGGCCTGGTATGCTTTCCATCTTGCGAGCCGGGCGGCCACGTCGCGGCTGACCTATGGCTTCGACCGGGTGAAGACGCTCGTCGCCTACACGAACGGCTTGACCGTCTTCGCCATCGGCCTTTGGATCGTCTACGAAGCCTTCCACCGCATTTCGGAGCCGTCTCCGATCATGGGCGGGCCGATGCTCGTGGTCGCCGTCCTGGGGCTGCTTGTGAACATCACCGCCTTCTTCGTGCTGCATGGCGGCGATCGCGAGAACCTCAACATGCGCGGCGCGATCCTGCATGTCATCGGCGATCTGCTCGGGTCTGTCGCCGCGATCGCGGCCGCGCTGATCATTCTTTACACCGGCTGGTATCCTATCGATCCGATCCTGTCGTCGCTGGTCGCGGTGCTGCTCTTCCGCAGCGCGTGGTCGCTCGTGCGCGAAGCGGGCCACATGCTGCTCGAAGGCACCCCCAACGGTCTCGATCGTGACCTGATCGCGCGCGATATCGAGACCAACATCCGCAGCGTCGTCAGCGTTCATCACATGCATGTCTGGTCGCTGGACGGCGCGCGCAACATGGCAACCCTGCATGCCTGCCTTCGCGACGGGGCGGACGCGCATGCCGCGATCTGCGACATCAAGCTCCGGCTCGCGAAGGTTCACCGCATCGAACACGTCACCGTCGAACCGGAATTCGGCCATTGCGCCGATCGCCCGACCCACGCACATCTGCATTAG
- a CDS encoding LysR family transcriptional regulator: MDTLTRMRAFIEVVEAEGFSAAARKIGRSKALLSKYVRELEDELGALLLNRTTRQFSLTETGHTYFKRATEIVREIDSLADTVRDSSGDVKGRIKLSAPRTFSDAPIGQSLIDFAKAYPDIVLDIHLDDRFVDLVEEGFDLAVRITRLEDSSMIARRLTPFALKICASPQTLEKYGKPEKPQDLAKMPCIIDTNGRWLSNWPFMRENGEMFSVAVSGPIEANSPLTTRAAAIANLGFAPLPDFIAAPALESGELVSVLDQWLPRGGGIFAVYPHRRYLPAKVRVFVDFLVQWFKLRDAA, encoded by the coding sequence ATGGACACGCTGACGCGCATGCGCGCATTCATCGAGGTGGTGGAGGCTGAAGGCTTCTCAGCCGCCGCCCGCAAGATCGGGCGCTCGAAGGCGCTACTTTCCAAATATGTCCGCGAACTCGAAGACGAACTCGGCGCGCTCCTGCTGAACCGAACGACACGCCAGTTCTCGCTCACCGAAACGGGTCATACCTATTTCAAGCGCGCCACGGAGATCGTCCGCGAAATCGACAGCCTCGCGGATACGGTTCGCGACTCGTCCGGTGACGTGAAGGGCCGCATCAAGCTTTCAGCGCCGCGTACCTTCTCCGACGCGCCGATCGGGCAGTCACTCATCGACTTCGCAAAGGCCTATCCGGACATCGTGCTCGACATCCACCTCGATGACCGGTTCGTCGATCTGGTCGAGGAAGGCTTCGATCTCGCGGTGCGCATCACACGGCTGGAGGATTCCTCGATGATCGCTCGGCGCCTGACGCCGTTTGCGCTGAAGATCTGCGCCTCGCCGCAGACGCTCGAAAAATACGGAAAGCCCGAAAAGCCGCAGGATTTGGCGAAGATGCCCTGCATCATCGACACCAACGGCCGCTGGCTCTCCAACTGGCCCTTCATGCGCGAAAATGGCGAGATGTTCAGCGTCGCGGTTTCCGGCCCCATCGAAGCCAACAGCCCGCTGACGACGCGCGCGGCCGCGATCGCGAACCTCGGCTTTGCGCCGCTCCCGGATTTCATCGCGGCACCCGCACTTGAGAGCGGCGAACTGGTCTCCGTTCTGGACCAATGGCTCCCACGCGGCGGCGGCATCTTCGCGGTCTACCCGCACCGCCGCTATCTTCCTGCGAAGGTCCGGGTCTTCGTCGATTTCCTCGTGCAGTGGTTCAAGCTGCGCGACGCCGCGTGA
- a CDS encoding DUF1007 family protein: MPALAVCSTIAGAAPSWAHPHVFAEANLEVAVAADGTVESLRHVWRFDDLFSSTVLLEFDANADLELDSAELEKVGAVIHDSLSEFGYFQIVTADGKDVKMQAPDRIMANFEDNQLIILFESKPAEPLALSDSLSFGVYDPTFYTAIDFYEDANLTVPNMPQNCTRTVVRPDPDEAIAQNQQSLTDAFFEDPSSNDLSKIFATRLELNCTAQG; encoded by the coding sequence ATTCCTGCACTGGCCGTATGCTCGACCATTGCAGGCGCAGCGCCGTCCTGGGCGCACCCGCATGTCTTTGCGGAGGCAAATCTGGAAGTGGCGGTCGCGGCAGACGGCACGGTCGAATCACTGCGCCATGTCTGGCGCTTCGACGACCTCTTCTCCAGCACCGTTCTGCTCGAATTCGACGCGAATGCCGACCTCGAACTCGATTCTGCCGAGCTTGAGAAGGTCGGCGCGGTCATCCACGATTCGCTGTCCGAGTTCGGCTATTTCCAGATCGTCACTGCCGACGGCAAGGACGTGAAGATGCAGGCGCCCGACCGGATCATGGCCAATTTCGAGGATAACCAGCTCATCATTCTCTTCGAATCCAAGCCAGCGGAGCCGCTCGCACTTTCGGATTCGCTGAGTTTCGGCGTCTATGACCCGACCTTCTACACCGCCATCGACTTTTACGAAGACGCGAACCTGACAGTCCCGAACATGCCTCAAAACTGCACCCGAACGGTCGTGCGACCGGACCCCGACGAAGCGATCGCCCAGAACCAGCAATCGCTGACCGACGCCTTCTTCGAAGATCCGAGCAGCAACGATTTGAGCAAGATCTTCGCCACGCGGCTTGAGCTCAACTGCACGGCGCAAGGCTGA
- a CDS encoding ABA4-like family protein: protein MNPDTIFGLSGPVAIVGWLALIASPWLPTVAERVAGLVIPALLSVAYTGLILAFWSSAQGGFDTLDNVALLFESREMLLAGWLHYLAFDLFVGAWIVRTARADGISFWFVLPCLPLTFLFGPVGYLAFVSLRMVLPTRRQAVAS, encoded by the coding sequence ATGAATCCCGACACGATCTTCGGCCTGAGCGGTCCTGTCGCCATTGTGGGCTGGCTGGCGCTGATCGCGAGTCCATGGCTGCCGACGGTTGCCGAAAGGGTTGCCGGTCTCGTCATTCCCGCCCTCCTGTCGGTCGCCTATACCGGCTTGATCCTCGCGTTCTGGAGCAGCGCCCAGGGCGGATTCGACACGCTCGACAATGTCGCCTTGCTTTTCGAGAGTCGCGAAATGCTGCTCGCGGGTTGGCTGCACTACCTCGCCTTCGATCTCTTTGTGGGTGCATGGATCGTGCGGACCGCACGGGCCGACGGCATTTCTTTCTGGTTCGTCCTGCCGTGCCTGCCGCTTACGTTCCTGTTCGGCCCGGTGGGATATCTGGCTTTCGTCTCGTTGCGCATGGTGCTGCCCACCCGTCGTCAGGCAGTCGCGTCGTAA
- a CDS encoding SDR family oxidoreductase has protein sequence MAEGQIALVTGAGSGIGKAVATALVQDGWHTVFTGRRLDKLEEAASAAISSGSGKALPIACDVSKSDEVDRLFQRIKSEFGRLDLLFNNAGMGYKSTTIDEIPVEVWHDVVGVNLTGSFLCARGAFSMMRHQAPMGGRIINNGSISAYAPRPGSVPYTVTKHAITGLTKTLALDGRPFDIACGQIDIGNALTEMAAPMTKGVPQANGDIAVEAVMDVGRVSDAVRHMASLPLDANVLFMTVMATKMPFVGRG, from the coding sequence ATGGCTGAAGGACAGATCGCACTCGTAACCGGTGCAGGAAGCGGTATCGGCAAGGCAGTCGCAACCGCGCTCGTGCAGGATGGCTGGCACACCGTTTTCACCGGCCGCAGGCTCGACAAGCTCGAAGAAGCAGCATCCGCAGCGATTTCTTCCGGCTCGGGAAAAGCGCTGCCGATCGCTTGCGACGTTTCCAAATCCGACGAGGTTGATCGTCTTTTCCAGCGCATCAAGTCGGAGTTCGGACGGCTCGATCTTCTCTTCAACAATGCCGGCATGGGCTACAAATCCACCACGATCGACGAGATTCCGGTCGAGGTCTGGCACGACGTGGTCGGTGTCAATCTGACCGGCTCCTTCCTGTGCGCGCGTGGCGCATTTTCCATGATGCGCCACCAGGCGCCCATGGGGGGCAGGATCATCAACAACGGTTCGATCTCCGCCTATGCGCCGCGCCCGGGCTCGGTGCCCTACACGGTGACGAAGCACGCGATCACCGGCCTGACGAAGACGCTCGCGCTCGACGGGCGTCCGTTCGACATCGCCTGCGGCCAGATCGATATCGGCAATGCGCTGACCGAGATGGCCGCGCCGATGACGAAGGGCGTTCCGCAAGCGAATGGCGACATCGCCGTTGAAGCGGTGATGGACGTGGGGCGCGTTTCCGACGCGGTGCGCCATATGGCGAGCCTGCCGCTCGACGCCAATGTTCTGTTCATGACGGTCATGGCGACCAAGATGCCGTTCGTCGGTCGCGGATGA
- a CDS encoding nickel/cobalt transporter — protein MKKTTVRAVFTIIALTYVATHFLGHAHAQSSLGIGANEATLPSTGLFASTLNWINAQQQGFYRSLTGALREMRDGDGGVWMLVGLSFAYGVFHAAGPGHGKAVISSYMLANEVALRRGVMLSFVSAMLQAVSAIVIMAAVFLILRGTSVSMTDATRFLEIASYVLVTGFGAWLVWLKAGPLVRRRVFGAPAHSLSSAAQHSHGDHDHSTCSHEHHHDHDHHHGHDHAHAHHHHAEGDVCSSCGHSHAPDPRMLSGDRFDWKTAWAAIIAVGLRPCTGALIVLSFAFLNGLYARGVLSVFAMALGTAITVSILATIAVTAKNLAVAYAGDGHTGNRIHTAIEIGGAMFVLLLGVTLLTASLSA, from the coding sequence ATGAAGAAGACCACCGTCCGCGCCGTATTCACCATCATCGCGCTGACCTACGTCGCGACCCATTTCCTCGGTCATGCACATGCGCAGAGTTCGCTCGGTATCGGTGCGAACGAGGCCACACTGCCGTCCACCGGATTGTTCGCAAGCACCCTCAACTGGATCAATGCGCAGCAACAGGGCTTCTACCGATCGCTGACTGGGGCGTTGCGCGAAATGCGAGACGGCGACGGAGGCGTGTGGATGCTGGTTGGCCTGTCCTTCGCCTATGGCGTGTTCCACGCGGCAGGCCCCGGCCACGGCAAGGCGGTCATCTCATCCTACATGCTCGCCAACGAGGTCGCGTTGCGCCGTGGCGTGATGCTGTCATTCGTCTCGGCCATGCTGCAGGCCGTAAGCGCCATCGTCATCATGGCGGCAGTGTTCCTGATCCTGCGCGGAACCAGCGTGTCGATGACCGACGCGACCCGCTTTCTCGAAATCGCCAGCTACGTGCTCGTCACGGGTTTCGGCGCTTGGCTTGTCTGGCTGAAAGCCGGCCCGCTGGTCAGGCGCCGTGTGTTCGGCGCGCCCGCGCACAGCCTGTCATCGGCGGCACAGCACAGCCACGGCGATCACGATCATTCGACCTGCTCGCACGAGCACCATCACGATCATGACCATCATCATGGGCATGACCACGCCCATGCACATCACCATCACGCCGAAGGCGACGTCTGCTCGAGCTGCGGCCACTCCCATGCGCCGGACCCCCGCATGCTGTCGGGCGATCGCTTCGACTGGAAGACGGCCTGGGCGGCGATCATCGCCGTGGGACTGCGTCCATGCACCGGCGCGCTGATCGTCTTGTCCTTCGCGTTCCTCAACGGGCTTTACGCCCGTGGCGTGCTTTCGGTCTTCGCCATGGCGCTGGGAACCGCAATCACAGTGTCGATCCTCGCGACGATCGCCGTGACCGCCAAGAACCTGGCCGTAGCCTATGCAGGCGACGGCCACACCGGCAACCGCATTCACACCGCCATCGAGATCGGCGGTGCGATGTTCGTGCTGCTTCTGGGCGTGACGCTGCTGACGGCGAGCCTGAGCGCGTAG
- a CDS encoding TetR/AcrR family transcriptional regulator yields MTDDLKARETYHHGDLRRALLKAAEDELAEKGPEGFTLRGCAKRAGVSHAAPAHHFGDTTGLLSALAGEGYQRFHAAIEARMDASPDQTPEGRMVAAGLGYVAFARANPALFGLMFSSRKPDYGNPALEKAASAAFDQLVDSVAAFHGDDPLSSRKGRQQVAAIWSVVHGLSDLLLSQRLKLLAQQGDDELEQDLTGILRALISPKEA; encoded by the coding sequence ATGACCGATGACCTGAAGGCTCGCGAGACCTACCATCACGGCGATTTACGCCGCGCGCTTCTCAAGGCGGCGGAAGACGAACTGGCGGAAAAGGGTCCCGAGGGTTTTACACTGCGCGGGTGTGCCAAGCGCGCCGGTGTATCGCACGCTGCACCCGCACATCACTTCGGCGACACCACCGGGCTTCTCTCGGCTTTGGCAGGGGAAGGTTATCAGAGGTTTCATGCCGCAATCGAGGCACGGATGGATGCCTCGCCAGATCAGACGCCGGAAGGCCGCATGGTCGCGGCGGGTCTGGGCTACGTGGCATTCGCACGCGCCAATCCCGCGCTCTTCGGACTGATGTTTTCCTCGCGCAAGCCGGACTACGGCAATCCGGCATTGGAAAAGGCGGCATCCGCCGCCTTCGATCAGCTCGTCGACAGCGTCGCGGCTTTCCACGGCGACGACCCGCTGTCATCCCGAAAGGGACGCCAGCAGGTCGCGGCGATATGGTCGGTCGTCCACGGGCTTTCGGACCTGCTTCTGTCGCAGCGTTTGAAACTTCTCGCCCAGCAGGGCGATGACGAACTCGAGCAGGACCTGACAGGAATTCTGCGCGCCCTGATCAGCCCGAAGGAAGCATGA
- a CDS encoding YciI family protein, producing the protein MLYAILAYHEESAITAMTPQQDNVLMDRLMEAHERINEKGTLGPAARLDFTGKAVTLRGSADAMVIDGPFAETKEQLLGLYVLECASLEEAIESARDLRRVNTSAVYEIRPITFYLPGNAVQG; encoded by the coding sequence ATGCTCTACGCCATACTCGCCTATCATGAGGAAAGTGCCATCACCGCCATGACGCCACAGCAGGACAATGTGCTGATGGACCGCTTGATGGAGGCCCATGAGCGGATCAACGAGAAGGGAACGCTCGGTCCTGCGGCACGGCTCGATTTCACGGGCAAGGCAGTCACCTTGCGCGGGTCCGCCGACGCGATGGTCATCGACGGTCCGTTCGCCGAAACCAAGGAACAGCTCCTCGGCCTCTATGTGCTCGAATGCGCGTCTCTCGAGGAGGCGATCGAGTCAGCGCGCGACCTGCGGCGCGTGAACACCTCCGCAGTCTACGAAATTCGCCCGATCACGTTCTATCTGCCGGGTAACGCGGTGCAGGGGTAA